Genomic window (Pyrus communis chromosome 13, drPyrComm1.1, whole genome shotgun sequence):
ACGAATTGCCTGAACTCCATAGGAGCCACCAACCTCAAATCAAACCCGATGAAAGAAATCAAAGTAAAAACGTCGGATTGGAGCCATAAGCATGGGACCATCCTGGTCCTTTCATGGCTCCGCCTCTAATGACAAAGTTCGATATGGTAAAGAGTATCACTAAATTGACTACAAAGGTAGTAACAGTATTAATTGTAAGACAATCTGACGTGTCATgttgtgagatgttacaatgtTACATTTACAGCAAGAACGATTCGTTTCAATCGGAAGTGCTAGCTTGTTGAAATCCGAAAGAAATACTATATTAGTTGTATCTTACTTGTAAATTGTCTTAGGGTTACCCAAAGTGGTGAAGATGAGTGAGAAATAAGATCTAGAGTAAGTTAACAGGTCAAGAGTTCAGTTTACTTCCTAATTCCATGATTCTCGTCCCTTCATATGTGATCTTGAATTCCTCATCTTAGACTCTGCAGTCCAATGACTCCAAACTGCAAAACTCCGCCCAAAAAACAAGAGCCCGTACTAGAAAAAGGATTGTTGATTTGGGCCAAACATAAAAGGCCTGAAAACCCACAAACATATCTTGGCCAGCCTACTTTTGGATCATCTTGAATTTGACATAGAATGACCAAGTGGATCATCTTGAATTTGACATAGTCTCTATGGCAATTGGCCCAAAAAAATCTAGCACCTTTACCATAAGCCTAcaagggtgcgtttgtttgcCTTCATTAAACTTCACCAGACTAGACTGGATTATAGATAAGAGTAGTCCATGTTTGTTACTTGAAGCAGATAACATGAGTATTTTGTTATATATCATGggttctttttttcattttttttcattatcttGCTTTTTAGTTCAGCACTGCATCAAAGGGTTCACTAAGTTAGTTTAGCTTAATCTATTCTAAGCCGCTATAACTTAGTttttgaagctaatccagtttaaaatagtccggtgcaacaaacgcacccacAAAAGTAAAGAATGAGTGTTTTGTCCACAAAGAAGTAGAGTAAAAGTTTACGAAACAAAAGGTAAAACAAACTAGAAAAAATCACAATTATGGTCGCTGGATTGACAACAAGGCCAAGGCCAAAACTAAAGGCTGCCGACCCCAATCAACATAAATATTTCCTGATATTTTTACACGTACAAACAACCAAACGCATCCTAATCATAGGAATTTGTCAAAGAAAAGGCCACCAAATTCCccattttaatttgtaattttcctCTCCATTATCTACACtatattttataattgaattgcaaAGGGAAATGAGAATCTCAGGAATGAAAATCTCAGACCTTCTACTTTGGTGATTAACTAGATTATCTCaactcaattggagtaatgttttaattttaatttttaatacaaGAAATTTCTTCTTTAAACTACGTTAAGGGGGGATATTTAAAGCCAGAACACGTCTAGTTAAAGAGAAATGCACTAACAAATATGGTAATCCATCACTTGTTCTAATCGTCTAGTAAACATAAATATTGGGACTAAAccttgttggaaattttgagtagaaatttctttgtcccacattggttATTCCCAAAAGGTTTCATCGCTTTATAAAGCTTTGTCCCTTATAAAAAGTGATTGGAGTGATAGGTCTTGAAGATTAAAATTGGGCCCACTCTTGGGGTTGGGCTTTGaggtgtactaattaattggcaattaatatataattaattatcaaaagatagGTCTTGGACCTTGGGGCTCTTGGGCTCGAGCTctaataattatattaattaattatttttaattaatttcaaatttaattaattaattattttttatcaacaGACTCATCTTTTTAGATGAAGTTTGAAGTGTGAAAGAACGCAGAAAGAAAACACACCTCTGAGAAGATGTCTCCCAACAGATGCATCCCTTTCTCATACTTGTTGAGAACATGcataatcatattatatatacatccatctaCATGACATTTAGAACATAGAAAATACAATTCTTCTTCTATAATCCAAAGCATCTTTACTGAGAGAACCACATAGAAATTCGCCAGAAGTCAAGTTTTCCGATGCTGGAATTCTGACTTGAtcgttgaatcctggtgaagcagacgtccctagaactacaagcactgagtagggacgaaatttctgtttcaaggacattgcggtACACAAACCTCGATCTTCAATATTTCTGTTCAATATTATTTCATTGTACATACTTTGTTAATTTCCTattcgcatttattatttattagcatatataattttatcacagATTATTGACATATATCCAACAAACCTTTTATGGAAAGGGCTGAAAAATTGGACAACAACCCAAcatgtaacatctcacatcgcccaggggagtgaatcctgtaagccttatatgtatattctcatatttACCTAGCAcaatgccttttgggagctcactggcttcagaacTTAAGAAGACTAACGCttgctatgttttttttttttttttttttttttcttttcaaaattgcttttgttgtgctatgagaataaaaaaaattatgaaaaaacgTTGGTAAGTGTTTAGTAAAATATAGTGCTAAAAGTacttttagaaagaaaaaaaaaaggaaaaaaaaaggaggtaGGATTGTTAATAtgaaagttttattaattggtattGTTCATCTACCtccaatgaaaaaaattgagaaatatgTGTAGAGCTACTTTTGCTTTCTGGTGTTTTGGACCTatgattttaaaaagaaaaaaataacacatttttttttttggggtattTAACTTTACCACCTCAAGTTTGAGGTctattgcaacctcatacaatatcttcaaaaaatttcactttcatacctcacgtactattttatttcaatatagtacctccgttacattttccatccattggtcCGTTAAAAAGTGACGTGGTTGtcacatttgtgccacgtggcaaaaacaataattttttaatgcatttaaaaataattaattaaagaaaagttattaaaaaataaaaaaccaaaccctaaaacccatCTTCCCCAACCTTCGTCCCCTCCTTCTCCTCCACTATCTTCAGCTCCTCGACCTTCGTCTCTTGCAGAAGAAAACCGCCCATCCCCAGAACCTTCCTCTCACTCTGCAATTTCTCACTCTCCCCTCGCTctgttttcctaatttatttttcatttttgtgactttttaaatttttatctgAGAGCTGTTAAACTCGCAGGGATAGTCGGAGGTTTTGCTTTTAGGTCCCTAGAATTTCGTTGATCTGTGAGGGGTCAAGGTTTTTGGAGGATGAGATTTGAATgggattttgagtttttgcAATGGTACCTGCTGTGTTGACGACATTGAACCCCAAAGCCGCGTCCCAAGGAGGAAGTCGTCCTCAAAATGGCACCGTAAGGCCGCCCTCCTCCTCGTCGACCGAGCAGCAGCTGTGGCCTGCGAGGTTGCGGCAACCAAATAGTATGAGTAAGAGCTTGGATTGTACGGATGAAAGGAAGATGGTGAGTGGATATGGGGAATGTGGTTAGGGCATAACAAAACTCGATGATGGATGATGTTGATGGGAGATTGAGGTCGAATTCTTGCAATTTAGGTTCAGTCAAGGTTACTGAGGGGGAGGTAGGGTGGGGTGGGATCGCTGgggttttggtggtgaagggAAAGGACGAAGGTTAGGAAGGTGAAGTGGAAGGAGATGGAGAAGGTGAGGGATTGCGGGGGAGGAGGTGGGTCGGGGGAAgatgggttttggtttttttttaataaatagtgtaaattattataatattttaaatgctaaattttttttttttgccacgtggtacaaatttggcagccacgtcagcacaaatgtgaattatatatttgCCACGTCATTACTTAATGGATTTTCTAACAGATGTAtggaattaaaataaaatgataagtaaatgtatgaaattgaaatgttttaaagatgttgtaagaaattgaaatcaatCCAAAACCTGatagggtaaaatgtaatttaccattttttttttcatttaccaaacacaattaaGGCTCTAACTTTTTTAAGAAATTGTTTCTCAAAAAATTTTAGCAACCCCAAATTTTAGCAAAATTGTAAAGAAATTGTTTTCTATACATCAAAACTTCTATAGAAAACAGTTTTGCtcagaaaaatatttttagaagaaTGTCCCAAATTTAATCAATAGTTGATGTGTCTTCTAGAAAAAGCACATGAAAGTATTTTTGtaagtatttttaatttttgttataaccaaaagataattttaattttttaataaaaagttgcTTAAAAtgcatttatttattctttagCCATCATAAAAGAGTTCCAAATAGGCGCAATGCAAGAActttatatattataatgtGAGTTGTGAAATTTACCAAATAATTTCACAAACGAGCTAAAATTGTGAGGAGCAATACTATTAAACCATAGTTTCGAAGGCTAGTTTGGAATTAtcgtctttaaaaaaaaaacaattatgttGTGCTTTATAAATAATCAGTTGTAAAATAAAGCGGTGAGTGTttgatttgtatttttataAGTTTTGTAATAGGAAGAGCAATGTAGAAGTGTAATGTATAAAcgatataattttatataatgaTAAGAATTGACATAGTAGTTGGGGTGGTGGCAATGATAGCAGTGGATGGGCTAGTGGTGGCGGCAGTGGCAATGGTGGATGTGTCTAGTGCTGCCAATACTGAGGTGTGGTGGTTAGGGAGGCGACAATTGTGTAATGTTGGTGGTTGCAATTGTAGTGGTGACAACGAAAATGGTTGTGGTACTAGCAGTGATGGTGGCTGTGAGTGGCTGATGGTAGCAACAATTGTAAGGGTATGGTGGTGGTGCTAATAATGGGGTTGGGTGAAGAGGTTACAATGGTGGTAAAGGTGGTGCTGCGACGATGATGGTTGTGGTGACAATTGTGATGGTGGCGGTAGTGACAATTATGGGTGTGGTGGTTGGGGTGTAGAGATTATAATGGTGGTAGAGGCGGTGGCAATGACGATGGTAATTGTAGCGGCATTGGTGACGATTGTGGTATTGGAGGTGGTGACAATTATGACGATGGTAACAACAACAATGGTGCTAATGGTAGTTGTGGTGCTAGAGGTGGCAATTGTGTTGCGATTGTGGCTGTTGTGGTGGTGGTCACGGAAACTACGATGGCGGTGGTGGTGACGCTTGTAGTGTTAGTGATGATAGAAGGTTAATGGTTGTAGTGTTACTGGTAGATGATGGTGGTCACTTTGTTCTCCGAGGGAGaaaatgtcattttaaaaaattgataaggtattacaatttacaagaatttaaaacatttattaaAGGCTAAACTTcgttttttaaaagaaaaactaatgaaaacggcttcaaaattttgagttttaatcaaagccatcctataactttatttaatgataaagacaaaataatgaagtaaaaaaaaaaaacctaggtAAAGCGCGTGCAATACTTCATCATCGCCTCATTATTTTTCATCTCCTTCTCCACCATCAACTACTCTCCTTGACAACAACGcctctcctctttctttctaacaattttatattttccaaTATTTTCTTCGTATCTGTATTAGACTACTGCTTATGCACGAATTTATTCAAATTCGTCCCTTGTAGATTATATACACAAAAGTAGGATtatgaattttcttttgtttttacacatatatattattatataactACATATATAATTAATCTTCATCTACTATTACtgttaagttttataaacagtgtagtaccgttaagtttcataaacagtgtaataAGTTTTATAAACAACTTATGTGAGGAAGCGTAGGTCCATGcgtcaatttttttatattaaaattatgtctttttaattaaactttaagttcttttgtcatttaaaaaaaaaagagtttttcattaaaatttgtcttttttattaaataaagttataacatgagtttttattaaaataaacttaacccaatctcttttcattaaagttctttTTTTAAAGCAGCTTTTTGGTAAAACAAAACAATACCAAACACGGCCTACAtggcaaaaaaattataataatattaattaacgtGAAAAACATGAATGGAGtcctaaaaaaaaacactaggaaggaaaaatgagaagaaTTTGAAAGAAGCTTGAGCAATTGGTCTCGTGTACGGCTGTGTCACCACCAAAACAGCGACGTATTGATATTCAGATACAAACCCGGAATATTTCTGGCGAATGAAGTCGAAGCGTATCAAGGGCAAAACCGTCATCCAACGAAATATCTCGGGCCGAGAGAGGGACTGCAGTAACATTCACAGTTTCTCATTGACTTACGGATTAGGCTGGTGGGCCCACTCGAAGCCACAATCTCACACTGTTATACGACGTGTCGTAACTCGCTGCCGTCGATCACTCGCGGTCGTAGGTGCACCTTCATGTTGAAGAAAAGATGGATAACATCGATTCATAGAGCCAGAAGGAAAGCAAGAGAGAGAAACGAGAGAGTTatagagttttagagagagaaagagcttCTCTAAAGGCCACACCTTCCGTCTCTTGCTCTTTCGGCCGACCATATCATACTAAAAATAGGGTCTCTCTCTTCGTCTCCGAAGAAAGACCCTCTCTCTATCTGTCTCTCgagaaattcaatttttttgtatttcaaTTCGAAAGTTTATCCGGATAACGGGGTTTTAGGTGAGCTTTTCTTTTCAATCTGATTACCCTTTTGGATTCACTGCTTCTGTGTGCGAaaagtttgggtttttttttttaacttcttcTTAGGTTTATCTGGATTCTGGGTTTTCTGGGGTTTTCCCCTTTCAATAGATTGTTCTTATCTGTTGTTAATGAAATCTGCATCTGATGTTTTTCGGATTTGCTAATGTTGTTGCTGTAATATGGTTATGtgatgtttttgtgtttttgaggtTTTATGGTCTTGTTTGAATCTGGGTATCCGTTGTTTTTTGTGGTTACTATGTTTCTGAACTTTTTTAAGGTTATATGTTTGTAATTGTCGTTTAGTTTTGATGTTTGAGCTTGGTTAGTCACTTGTATGCTGGGCTCGGAGACTAAAATGGatgaaagattgaaactttatgTATCATTGATGGCAAAAATGGAGTGAGTAAAGGATTTCGCAGTTTTATAATTATAGTTGCCATTTGGTAAGTTGATGCATATGTTCTGTTTTGTTGGGTGATAGGACATTACTATATCTTGACTATCAATCTTACTAGTTAAATGTTGCTGCGTAAATCTCGGTAGTTTGATGCACGTAACATAAGTTCTAGTATTGGTGAAGTCTATTTTTTGAGTTTGTGTCTCCATTAATGTCTTGAACTGTGAACTAAATCTTTGTTTGGTCTTTGCTGAATGTGGAATAGGTTGGAATCATGGCTACGAATCTGGTTCAGTCGACTTATATTCCGAGTTTGGTGACGGGGAGAAGGCTTGGCTACTCTAAAGGATCTGGGAATGCTAGAAGGACAGTCATGTTGTGTACTTTACGAGCACCTGCATTGAGAATGAGCTGTTACACAGGACTCCGGAGTGTTAATGCTTTAGATATTAGCGTAAAGCCCAGGCGAGACTTATTTTCTTCTGTGAAATTCGCAAACACTAAACGGTGTGAACGAGCTAGCAGATGTGTGCCTAAAGCCATGTTTGAGCGCTTCACAGAAAAAGCAATTAAAGTAATTATGCTTGCACAAGAGGAAGCAAGGCGACTAGGTCACAATTTTGTTGGCACGGAGCAGATACTTTTGGGTCTTATTGGTGAAGGGACTGGGATTGCTGCCAAGGTTCTCAAGTCCATGGGAATTAATCTTAAAGATGCACGAGTTGAAGTGGAGAAGATAATTGGAAGGGGTAGTGGATTTGTTGCTGTTGAAATTCCATTCACTCCTCGTGCAAAGCGAGTTTTGGAGCTGTCACTGGAGGAAGCTCGCCAACTTGGTACCCTCTGTTTTTTCTCTTCCTCCTGTTCACCAAATGCCTCGAAAACATTGATAGAAACTAATAAGAAGCATCCTTTTTCTCCTTGATGGGCATCCTGCTTTTATGGACTGGGTTTTCCTAGTAATTTTTAGATGTGTAAAGCTTCACTTAAAGTAGGTGGAGCAAAATTGTAGACTGTTTGGCGTCAAACTTAATCCTTGTGGAGTAAATCGATATTTCAATTGAACAGCCTTAAATTTATGTAGGATCATACATGAAATTGAAGACTGAAATATGATCTCTATGCAAATTGATAGCTCttatttcttcttttgcttCTCTGCTATACATTCAAATTTTTGTGAACTAAACAGTTCATAAATGATGAATTTCAGGTCATAACTATATTGGATCCGAACATTTGCTTCTGGGTTTGCTTCGGGAGGGTGAGGGTGTAGCAGCTCGTGTTCTTGAGAATTTAGGTGCTGACCCTAGTAACATTCGCACACAGGCAAGCGTAGCATCCTtgtgttagtttttctttatggAGAGTTCATCATCAGAACTGAAAGTAACCATAAAAACTTTCTTGGTGTGGGCAGGTTATTCGTATGGTCGGTGAGAGCACAGAAGCTGTTGGTGCTGGTGTTGGAGGAGGGACCAGTGGTAATAAAACGCCGACTCTAGAAGAATATGGGACCAATTTGACTAAGCTAGCAGAGGAGGTAAAAACGAACTCatttattccttttcctttatgTCATGTTGTAGAATGGTTCTGCTttagattttttgtttttgagatactttttcttcaattcacaGGGTAAGTTGGATCCTGTTGTTGGAAGACAACAGCAAATTGAACGTGTCGTCCAAATTTTGGGTAGGAGGACTAAGAATAATCCCTGCCTTATTGGAGAACCTGGTGTTGGGAAGACTGCAATTGCAGAAGGTCTTGCTCAACGGATTTCAACTGGTGATGTTCCTGAAACAATAGAGGGAAAGAAGGTGGgtgagagtttatttataattcTCGGCAATGTCATATGCAACATTATTGTGTTTACAGCAGTTGGTATCAATAAGTTAAAACTTATTTGGAACCGTTCCTTCTATTTCAGTATTTCTAGTTATATCTTGAAAAGCAATGTAATAATACATTTGACCTTTTCCCCTCCTTGAAACTCTTCTAGGTTATAACTCTGGATATGGGTCTTCTTGTTGCCGGTACAAAGTACCGTGGAGAGTTTGAGGAAAGATTGAAGAAGCTAATGGAGGAAATCAAACAAAGTGATgagattattttgtttattgatgaGGTGCACACTTTAATTGGAGCAGGAGCAGCAGAAGGGGCAATTGATGCTGCAAATATATTAAAACCGGCTCTTGCAAGAGGTGAACTGCAGGTAATAATTGTGATATTAAAAAGCGATGCACGGATAGAAAGTATATAAatagttttttcattttttgaccTGAACCAATATCGAGTATATTAAACAAACATATTTGTTAAACTGTAGGATGCAATTATAGATTTTTATTGTCTGGGAGTTGAGCTTTACATTTGTTTTGTGCTTGTTGAATTCCTGATGATTTAGGAATGATATATTTCCTACATTATATTAGCTTActgctttttattatttgaatccAAATAGTAAGTTTCATCTCTATTGATTATTGGTCCAGTGCATTGGAGCCACAACTCTCGATGAGTACAGAAAGCACATTGAGAAAGATCCAGCTTTGGAAAGGCGATTCCAACCAGTCAAAGTTCCTGAACCAACTGTGGATGAAACCATTCAGATTTTGAGAGGGCTTAGGGAGCGTTACGAGATTCACCACAAGCTCCGCTACACTGATGAAGCCTTGGTATCTGCTGCACAGCTATCATACCAGTACATCAGGTAAGACATCCCTACTTCTATGTGCAATGTGCTAATGGTGGATGCTGTTGATGCTTGTTCAAAATAGTTAAAATGTTGATGGTGTTTGATCAGTACAGATGTCCTTTATTATTGCTTGCATTCCCTCGGCATAACCCATCCGTGGAACTAAGTTGGTCTCCACTTTGTGATGGTGTTAGCTACCTATCTCTTTCCCTATGCATGTATAGTTTTGTTCTGATCGATAATTCTGTATGCTTCAGTGATCGTTTTCTGCCTGATAAGGCAATTGACTTGGTTGATGAAGCTGGTTCTCGAGTTCGCCTTCGTCATGCACAGGTATGACCTCATTTCTAAGTTCAGACAGCCACCATCATTGGATTCTCAGGGATTGCTTGTATTTATGGGGACATACTAAATATTTTTTGCAGCTACCTGAAGAAGCCAGAGAGATTGAGAAAGAGCTGAGGGCGATCACTAAAGAGAAGAACGAGGCTGTTAGAAGTCAAGACTTTGAAAAGGTACAGAACTCTGTTTCCGAATGTACTTTGCATCAATATACACATTCAATTTCTCGAGGGCATGTATGTGAATCTGATAAGGCCACTGTGATCTAGGGTTACTAAAACGTACTGAATCAATAGAAGTAGCAACTAGAAATAATTCTAAAATTTGAAGTTCTTTCTGTTGTAAAATTGATATCAGAGTTAATGAGTTTCTGATGGTAGATTTAAATTGTCAAAACATCTTCATCTGTTACGCCTGTGGCTTAAAAAAACTTGCATAAGTGAAGCTGACAATTTGCATTTTGGACAGGCGGGGGAGTTACGTGACAAAGAAATGGACCTAAAGGCACAGATCACAGCTGTTGTTGATAAAGGCAAGGAGATGAGCAAGGCAGAGAGTGAGGCAGGAGATGTAGGTCCTCTTGTGACTGAAGTGGATATTCAACATATTGTGTCCTCCTGGACTGGAATTCCAGTTGAGAAAGTATCAACCGATGAATCAGACCGCCTCCTCAAGATGGAAGAGACCCTCCATAAGCGAGTTATTGGTCAGGATGAAGCAGTCAAGGCTATTAGTCGTGCTATTCGCCGAGCCCGTGTTGGACTGAAGAATCCTAATCGTCCTATTGCCAGTTTCATCTTTTCTGGCCCCACTGGTGTTGGGAAATCTGAGCTCGCTAAAGCTTTGGCTGCTTACTACTTTGGTTCTGAAGAAGCCATGATTCGGCTTGATATGAGTGAGTTCATGGAAAGGCACACTGTTTCCAAGCTCATTGGTTCTCCCCCGGGTTATGTTGGTTACACTGAGGGAGGTCAGCTGACTGAAGCTGTTCGACGCCGTCCTTACACTGTAGTgctttttgatgaaattgagaAGGCTCATCCCGATGTCTTCA
Coding sequences:
- the LOC137712846 gene encoding ATP-dependent Clp protease ATP-binding subunit ClpA homolog CD4B, chloroplastic-like — protein: MATNLVQSTYIPSLVTGRRLGYSKGSGNARRTVMLCTLRAPALRMSCYTGLRSVNALDISVKPRRDLFSSVKFANTKRCERASRCVPKAMFERFTEKAIKVIMLAQEEARRLGHNFVGTEQILLGLIGEGTGIAAKVLKSMGINLKDARVEVEKIIGRGSGFVAVEIPFTPRAKRVLELSLEEARQLGHNYIGSEHLLLGLLREGEGVAARVLENLGADPSNIRTQVIRMVGESTEAVGAGVGGGTSGNKTPTLEEYGTNLTKLAEEGKLDPVVGRQQQIERVVQILGRRTKNNPCLIGEPGVGKTAIAEGLAQRISTGDVPETIEGKKVITLDMGLLVAGTKYRGEFEERLKKLMEEIKQSDEIILFIDEVHTLIGAGAAEGAIDAANILKPALARGELQCIGATTLDEYRKHIEKDPALERRFQPVKVPEPTVDETIQILRGLRERYEIHHKLRYTDEALVSAAQLSYQYISDRFLPDKAIDLVDEAGSRVRLRHAQLPEEAREIEKELRAITKEKNEAVRSQDFEKAGELRDKEMDLKAQITAVVDKGKEMSKAESEAGDVGPLVTEVDIQHIVSSWTGIPVEKVSTDESDRLLKMEETLHKRVIGQDEAVKAISRAIRRARVGLKNPNRPIASFIFSGPTGVGKSELAKALAAYYFGSEEAMIRLDMSEFMERHTVSKLIGSPPGYVGYTEGGQLTEAVRRRPYTVVLFDEIEKAHPDVFNMMLQILEDGRLTDSKGRTVDFKNTLLIMTSNVGSSVIEKGGRRIGFDLDYDEKDSSYNRIKSLVTEELKQYFRPEFLNRLDEMIVFRQLTKLEVKEIADIMLKEVFERLKKKEIELQVTERFRDRVVDEGYNPSYGARPLRRAIMRLLEDSMAEKMLAREIKEGDSVIVDVDSDGNVTVLNGSSGSPESLPEPIPV